The nucleotide window tatatttataattaattaagttgttcCATTCTTGGCTGATTTAGAGTTGGTTCTATATACTTTTTCATACTTAAATAAATGTCAAAAGTTTAAATCTcgctttatatatataataattcattatCCAAAGTGAAACTCGACCATAAATTATTTCTTAATCTATCGAATTTTAAGACACATTGagaagcaaaataaaataaactaataaataataaataatcaataCATATAGGCTAGTATTATTTGATCCTCATAACGGGACAATAATGTAcatattatttatgattattaaatatatatacacacaaaatTATAGGCCAATTGTGCCAAGGtctaaggtttttttttttctcatgatATTTtcagattaaaaaatttgttactgACCAACAAATTCCTGCATATACATGTCTAAGCTGAAAGATGAAACAATCATGGGCTTACATTACAAATCCTCTGTTTTAGAGTGACACAaagaaattttgagaaaaattatGAAGAGAAAATTGAGAAGGAGCATGGATATAGATTCATGCGGTGGTGATGGTGAGCAACATCATATTCTTAAACTCCTCAAAATCAAGCTGGCCATCGGAATTGGTATCATAGAATCGAATCATGGAACCACAATCCTTGCCACCTCTCTCATCCCACAACCCAAGCCTCTTAAGAACACACTGAAGCTCGTTGCTCGTTATGAATCCATCTCCATCCAAATCAAACACCTTGAACGTTTCCACAAGATCATTCTCCAACAACTCATCATCCATCTCTTCATCATTGCAATTCTTCTTGGATATTATTGAGTCATAGAAGAACAAGAACTCGTTCAAGTTAAGGCTTTTCTTCTCAACAAGGGATTCCAATTCATCTAACGTTAATTGGAAGCCTATGTTGTGGAGGAGCCAATTGAGTTCCTCAAGGCTCACGAAACCGTCGCAATTCATGTCAAGCTTCTCAAATATCCGCCGCAAATCAGTGGCAGTTAGAACTGATGACGTCATATTTGCAAACAACATGTGAAAAAACCTTCTCTTGTTTTTGTGCTTCTTAGTAATCAAAATACTTGCAACTAATGTCACCCATGTAAgggtatttatatataaaagaaaaaattatataatggtTGCAAAAACGTATAGGTTGGTGAATATTAGATGCGCACAAATGGAACAGGAATTGATTTGGCCCACATGAATTGTTTAAGAATAAGGATAAGAATAGTCTAAGATAGATGCATGAAGTTTCTGTGCACTTGCTCTGAAAgcaactttattattattattattattctagtAAAATCTACTATTGGATATAAAATATGTATGTGTTACATCATACTATTCTGAAACATATTGTCCAAAAAATGAGTCAACATATTTTTACATGGAATAAAGAGGTTCAGTTAACCTATCTCATATAGCTGATAGTAATATCTAATAAGATGAATCAACTTAAATCAGTCAAAATAAATACAAGTTAAGTTGATCTAAGTTGGGTGCTATTACAAAATTTAGCGAAATCGAATATCATTTGAGTGAATCAGATTGAACCTAAATGCCtagatttgaaatttaagtAATTCAGGTTAAGGTAATTTTATAGGCAATGTAACCAGACAATCACATAAGAACTGCAAAAAACTTCTTTATATTCTCCTAATCGTGTAGGagtataattagttaattatttatttatattaatattttagtgGAAGTTATCTAAGGTCTCTTTTCCATGTGATTTCATGCTTTTTAAGAATAAAGGGTACTGCATAGATTTTTCGAAATAGACTTCAAACAAAGGACTAAGAAGTACATTCAAATGCGTGTGGGGTTCGTGTGTCGTGCCTATTTTCTGCTCTTATCATGAGGAACACGTGCTATCGACATGGAGCATTGgatgcattcattttttattttgtcatttttggTACAGGGAGTCTTCAATGACCTGAGTTTTGTTTGAGAGCAAATACACCATCAAAAGAATGAAGAAGTGCCATTTCATAATAAGGCGCTTGTATAATTTAGTTATACTTTGTTCACTAACTTTTAAGCTACGTGATAGcatggataaatcaatatgctCAAGACACGAAAACTTATCATGTTTTGTTCTGAACACTTTTCGTTCGTTTTTgtcttttgtctttttttttaagggaaaaaaaagtGATGCATTTGTTTCTCAATTCCTTATTAGTTCCTCGTGGGGCAAGCCTCTTGCCTTTACGTGCCGTTTGACATCTTCACCTTGCACGGAATTTACTGCTACCAAATGAGGGATATTCGCTAATGTTCCAACTTCAAACCAGATTTGAATTCAGATAACATATTAATATTGATTGGATAATTCCGGTTCTCAATAATTAATCGATCAGTTTGGTTGCATGAAATggaaataaaattctaaatccaTATTAAAGGGTTGAGGAAACACTACTATACGTTGTTAAAAGTTTCTGTGACTAGGGCCCAGGCTTAATGTAATGTTCACATTACAGTTTCGATGTCAATATGATGAGAAAAGCTGCAAGCACTATGTACCACTACGTAATTCAATTGAACCTTCAGTTAGACAAAAGTTGATTGCTCGTCTCAAACTGATAATATTGCTGCATAAAATGTCCCTGGAATATATTGGATGGGAAACAATCAGCAAGGCCTTTTGCCCTGGTTATCTTTACATCACCCATTCTCCGTGTGCAAGCTAACATGCTCAATTAGAAGGGGGACCAACTCAGATGAGCTTATGATTTTTTACAATTAGCTGGAAACGCAAGAATAATTTCCCTGctcagaggaggaggaggaagatttttttgttaaatttaaaaccCCTGATTCTCAATACCTCAGGCTCCTTGGAATCCTTATGGTCGACAGTTTCAAGGGTCCAACCTTTGTTCTGAACTGAACCACTTGCATTAACCtattaaaaaagaagagaaaaaaaaactcgCATTAATctaaacattaaataaaaaacaaggtCTTCCATGCATGTGTATTAATACTGAACAAGAAAAATTTCAAGATTTGATTAATTTGGGgtatgtaaaataaaaatgaaatagaaacaatgcAATTATAAGGCGAATGACAATATAAAGTATTTAGGATATTCatagaaaaattcaaaacttttattttttaaaactggGATATCTTCACTAGTTATTTGGATAAGTTGGAGTCCAGTAGATTGTAGGATtgacttaattttatttcagtCTATATATGTTAtggtgttaaaaatttaaattattatcttctCTCACCAAGCTCTAATTGTTTTATCTGCGCTACATCTAATAACTATTCCTTCTAAGCAGTTAAGATGCAATATGCAGGACACACAAGCAGATAAAATACCAAAAAACTATCATCATACCTCCGCATTATCAACAGCATCAATGATAAGAGCCCCATCTAAGGAcagattttcaataaaaatattttgacccTTAATCGCCAGAGTAGACCTCTGGGAAATAGAGCTTTTTCCTCTAACTTTGCTCTTGATCCGAGAGTAGGTCAGACCCCATTTTGGCTTCCATGTGATGCGGGGCCAAACTTCAACCTCTTGCCCATTGAGAACCTGCACTACTGGATCAGCTACTTGGACACCAACCtgtaagaaaaacaaaaaggaaatgCAATTTTTTACAACCTGAACCATATCATCGAGTTCGAGCAGCTAACTTCTATGAAGGTCAGATAAAAGCACAAGAGATAGGAGAAGCTGCTAAAAGACAATGGATTGATACCCTGAAATTATATGGAGACAACGAAATTCCTTGAAATAAACCattcataaatcataaataaaaatataagttgtatcttattttgataaaagggtaaagtatactttttgttcCTGAAGTTTggcaagaattttaaaaatacccctaagttttattttgtttcaattttgtcttacaagttttcgatttgcatcaaatataccccatggcggctaatttttcaaaaaatttaggaccaattcaacaataatttcataagaacaacctTCAACACAAGCAAATCGAACATAATTGTCATGCATTGTTGTTATATTggtcttaaaatttttgaaaatttagctgtcgggaatatatttgatgcaaatcgaaaacttttagAACAAagttgaaacaaaataaaacttagggttatttttaaaacttttaccAAACTTTGGGGACAAgaaatatactttatccttgAAAAAAATATAGGCATATTAGAGAGTAACTCAAGTAAAAGTTCTTCTAAACTTTCCAAAGTACCCTAAATGAATTCAAGTAGACaataaatatcataaatatTTACTAATTCCCAAAATGACTAATATTTTCAACTAGATTCAGAGGAAAATAACAGTAACGTTAAAATAAACAACATTACTGAAACAAAAAACTAGCGTGTCATGACATTCAACATTTAGAAGATTAAAGGACTAAAATACCTGTTTGAGAATACGGCTATTCGCACGGTAGATGGACATTTCTCCAGATGTTGCACTATGGTATGGATTTCCTTTTGGCACCTACAGtaatattacaaaaattaattagaaataattCCTCTCCTGAAAAATCCTAGCAAGTTAAAACTGTTATTCAAGTGCTCAAACTGGTATTCTGCATTTATTTTGCTGTACATTTGATTCTCCATATCAAATATTTTGCAAGCCAATGAACAATGAGGTCAATCACTGCAACAACTAATTGCATTAGAATATAAGTACTACCTTGGCAGCATCTTCAGCATTATTCTTCACAGGTGCATAAGCAAGCCAAGCATCCATCACCTGCAGAATAGTTCCAGTGAGCTACCAAAAATAGTAAACTCAGCATCTATTCAAAAAAGATATTGTTACATGAAAGCCCCAGGGATGAATGAAAGGACAACCTTGAGCTTTGGTTAGTGAAAATTTATGTAACCTACTGAAGATAACTTACTGTGAATCCAACCCTGGCTGATGGGGGAAGTGTTTTTGGGTAGTCTTGCATCATACATTCTAGTCGGGTTGAGGacttaaattcattttttctggCATCTTTATATCTGCATGGAGGAAATATAGCATGATAATATGATATAACAGGTGTCACAGATAAGTCATCTAACTCTGTTTCTGTTTCAAAATGTAGCCATATTAAGCCAAATAGACTTTTCTTCAAAATGCCAAAAATTGTTAGTTCTATTGCAAATTCATAGGAATAACAAGAAGGTTTAATAAGGGGGAAATTACACTAACCTCCCCTGAAATTTGGTAAAATTCACTGTGACCtccccaatttacaaaaaacATAAGTTGACCTCCCTAAGGTTTAGACAATAGTTGTCCCGATAccctaataatataaattatgacaCCAAATCCCTCAAACATAACACTATCATCACATAGAAGGAGGTCTAATAGTTGTGACCTGAACAAATAGAAGGTCAACACTGAATTTCAACAAATGTTAACCAAGGTTACTGTAATTTTCCCTTTAACAATGGCATTAATATAGttgagtgaaaaaaaaaaaaagagaggaagTGAAAAAGTTTCCAAGCAAAGCGTAATGCACGAGAAAAGTATAAGAATTGGTGTTAAAGAAAATTGATGGCACAGCAAAGTGTAAATAACAAAGTGCAATGAGTATAAAAAAGAAGCATTACTTTGGATTAACAAACTCCTTTATAGCACCTCCTGTTCTTGAGAGTTCTTCAATGTAAGGACCAAGTTCTAAAATCAACTGTTGAATGAGATATCGTCACTATGCAGTAATCGCATTGGCACATTTAACCAAATAAGGACATGGATGCcacaaataaaacaataattaacaatGACTGACGACATCAAGATATTTCTAGTATTCCAAGTGAATTATGAATTGGTCAGTTGAGGGCTCACATCCACTAGTGGTAGATTTCATGCCACTCAGGACAAAGGAGAATGTTTAAGTATGAAAGAGAATTACTTGGTTTATATTTCCTGGAAAGGGAGAGTAGCCATTCTCAGCATTGACATCACCATCAGGGTATCCACTTGCTCTCAGAAGAGGATCTAGCTGATTGTATTCCACATTTATGACCATAGATCTCCCTATGATTAAGTGCATTGGAATCAATGGGAATGGGTGCaggaaaatcaattaaaagtgACATAATGATGTCAAGATAAAGATGGATTATAAGtaacataatattttaagaCCCCTAAATGCCCNNNNNNNACATGCcacatttaattaaatataaatcttaaagTAATTTTctacatttatattttaataagatAGCATATATGGGCAATATTAACCACGTATCATTATGGGATACTTCGTACCCTAAAAAAAGGAGGTACTAAAGAAACCTCCATAGTTCTAATAAAATACCACCTCCTAGCATGAAAGAACAAAAGTATTGTTTTAAAACTACCATTGAACAGGAAAATTAGATGGTAACCTTTAAAGCACAGATAACTTGCCATTAATTATTATGCAACAATGCAAATGTATATACTCCCAAAATTTATTAAAACTATACATTTGTTATAAAATAAGTATATATTTGATCTCATTAAGAGTATATCAAAATCCTGATACATAGATGCAAATCATTTACAGGTAAGGAAAAAGTTGTATTCCACCATAACATACACCAAAAGCAAGCAGCCCTTTTTTTGGTATATTAGGATTACCAGATTAGGGATGGAAAGTTAAAATTTACCATCAGAGTGAGTGAGTTTGGTAATTCCACCAATGGCTTCTTTTGCTTTCCGAGGTACAGCAAGAGAGTTGACATGGTACTGTTTAGTAGCACTTACGCCTAGTGCTGATGGAATTGCCTGTATTTACTAAGCAATGAAGACTAAAGGGGACCGGAAAAAGTAACCAAAAGCATGAAGAGATGAGAAAGAAACTAACCTTGAAGAGAAGTCCATTTGTATCTTGAAAAAAGAGAACCCACTTCAACCCAGCATCATTCCTAACAAATGCATATCAAGATATAAATCTAACAAAGCATATCAACAGAAGACAAAGATCCAtttgttcttttaatttcaagGAATTCTTGGAGACAATCCATCAAAATACACAACCGTCAACCAACATCTTAGTTTTACATAAGAGCTTTTTTAATCTACCAATTATAACATCTCCAGAATTACTCAAACAGATAAAGTTTGCTTtatctaaaacaaaaaatagtgaGATCGGAAATGCATATGCAGATTTAAAAAAGGGTCAGAAAACAGTACTGAGCCGTACCATACTTTCAGAATACCGCTGGAATAGAGAAGAGAATGCACATCTCCGTGGCCATGTGGTTTTGTCTACATAAAGAGAAATCATTAGTAGATTGACCGTGCttgaaaatataataatgataaattaGTAAGAAACACTCCATTTGTTGTCTTTTGCGACATATACATATCAGTCATAGTTTTACTTTTATCACCATGCACAACAATACCTGAATTTGGTATTTGTTTTGAGGATCCAATGCAAGCCTGGCATCATTATCTTCTAAGCATGCAACTTTTTCCTGAATCATACAGAAAtataagaaatttttaaaataaattaaaatttgaactttCTGTGAGACACCAAAAGACATACCTGCTTCAAAAGCGTTACTTGTTTGGGCTGCATACCAAAGTAAGAATTTGATTCTAATAATTCTAAGGTACGCCCATGGGTATCGTCAGATGTCATAATAACAAAAGGAATCTGTGTCTGGTTTTTACCTAATAAAAGAAAGGACTTTGAGTGAGCTATAGTCTGAAACATTGCAAGAAAAGGAGGGAAAAAAGAATaagaacaaagaaagaaatCCTAAGGATTTATGTTATTTTACACCCCCNNNNNNNNNNNNNNNNNNNNNNNNAAGGGCC belongs to Arachis duranensis cultivar V14167 chromosome 8, aradu.V14167.gnm2.J7QH, whole genome shotgun sequence and includes:
- the LOC107460702 gene encoding probable calcium-binding protein CML44; the encoded protein is MLFANMTSSVLTATDLRRIFEKLDMNCDGFVSLEELNWLLHNIGFQLTLDELESLVEKKSLNLNEFLFFYDSIISKKNCNDEEMDDELLENDLVETFKVFDLDGDGFITSNELQCVLKRLGLWDERGGKDCGSMIRFYDTNSDGQLDFEEFKNMMLLTITTA
- the LOC107460668 gene encoding UDP-sugar pyrophosphorylase 1 → MASTLGDNFSLLSPKQQELVKMLLDNGQEHVFRDWPGPGVDDDKKKAFIDQVTRLDSSYPGGLQAYIKNAKQLLADSKAGKNPFDGFTPSVPTGETLTFADENFIKYEEAGVQEAQKAAFVLVAGGLGERLGYSGIKVALPAETTTGTCFLQHYIEYILALQEASSQGKNQTQIPFVIMTSDDTHGRTLELLESNSYFGMQPKQVTLLKQEKVACLEDNDARLALDPQNKYQIQTKPHGHGDVHSLLYSSGILKVWNDAGLKWVLFFQDTNGLLFKAIPSALGVSATKQYHVNSLAVPRKAKEAIGGITKLTHSDGRSMVINVEYNQLDPLLRASGYPDGDVNAENGYSPFPGNINQLILELGPYIEELSRTGGAIKEFVNPKYKDARKNEFKSSTRLECMMQDYPKTLPPSARVGFTVMDAWLAYAPVKNNAEDAAKVPKGNPYHSATSGEMSIYRANSRILKQVGVQVADPVVQVLNGQEVEVWPRITWKPKWGLTYSRIKSKVRGKSSISQRSTLAIKGQNIFIENLSLDGALIIDAVDNAEVNASGSVQNKGWTLETVDHKDSKEPEVLRIRGFKFNKKIFLLLL